A window from Primulina huaijiensis isolate GDHJ02 chromosome 11, ASM1229523v2, whole genome shotgun sequence encodes these proteins:
- the LOC140988740 gene encoding ethylene-responsive transcription factor ERF027-like, translating into MPIFSFYHFVTRKTYYKNIQIIIYPLGSIYMADSPHQLNTSQQDHSSPPPSASPPPPPPPPPPPTTREYTILRAPTDHSVCSGTEPETQPPALTLPLPLPPPPSVMSLAPFLASSVTQPRLPICRDQTLNLQSLSRIHEAIPSPRKLQKVTNMTSTSSPSRSNTGKHPVFHGIRSRSGKWVSEIREPRKTTRVWLGTYPTPEMAAAAYDVAVLALRGNEAMLNFPENIGKYHLPASPSPQDIRRAATNAAALMKREEEAGPVEEVVAEAAAGQQLGDYENINAETVISSGQEFIDEEELFHMPNLLKDMAEGMLVSPPRIASPPSDDSPTSSDAENLWSY; encoded by the coding sequence ATGCCCATTTTTAGTTTTTACCATTTTGTTACAAGAAAAACATActataaaaatatacaaattattatatatcCACTTGGTTCAATATATATGGCTGACTCTCCACATCAACTGAACACGAGTCAACAAGACCATTCTTCTCCACCACCATCTGCCTCTCCTCCGCCTCCGCCTCCGCCTCCGCCGCCGCCAACGACTCGAGAATATACCATTTTGCGGGCACCAACCGATCATTCGGTTTGTTCTGGTACTGAACCGGAAACACAGCCACCAGCTCTGACTTTGCCTTTGCCATTGCCTCCTCCACCTTCTGTTATGTCATTGGCTCCGTTTTTGGCTTCTTCTGTGACACAGCCACGACTGCCTATATGTAGGGATCAAACGCTGAATTTGCAGTCTTTGAGTAGAATTCATGAAGCGATCCCATCTCCAAGAAAGCTTCAAAAAGTCACCAACATGACCTCGACCTCATCACCGAGTCGGTCCAACACCGGAAAACACCCGGTATTCCATGGGATAAGGAGCCGGAGCGGCAAGTGGGTGTCGGAGATTCGAGAGCCGAGAAAAACTACGCGTGTATGGCTTGGAACTTACCCCACGCCTGAGATGGCCGCCGCAGCCTATGATGTGGCCGTGCTGGCCCTACGAGGCAACGAAGCAATGCTTAACTTCCCGGAAAACATCGGTAAATATCACCTCCCTGCATCACCTTCACCACAAGATATTCGCCGAGCAGCCACTAATGCTGCTGCATTAATGAAGCGAGAAGAAGAGGCTGGACCGGTTGAGGAGGTGGTGGCGGAGGCGGCGGCCGGTCAACAGCTAGGGGACTATGAAAACATTAATGCAGAAACAGTAATTAGCAGCGGGCAAGAATTTATAGATGAAGAGGAACTGTTTCATATGCCCAATTTACTCAAGGACATGGCGGAGGGAATGCTTGTAAGCCCGCCGAGGATAGCGTCGCCGCCGTCTGATGACTCTCCGACAAGTTCTGATGCAGAAAATCTATGGAGCTACTAA